A window from Polynucleobacter sp. MWH-UH25E encodes these proteins:
- a CDS encoding CDP-6-deoxy-delta-3,4-glucoseen reductase, with protein MSYQVTLKTSGKQFTVNQDETLLEAALRQGINLPYGCKNGACGSCKGKVVEGKVSHGQHSESALSKADETAGGILFCCSHPQSDLLIEAREVQGAGDIAIRKVPCRVNTISKPSNDVAILKLQLPAAERFQFLAGQYIEFLLKDGQRRAYSIATSPDQEGPLELHIRHLPGGLFTDFVFGVSDPALKEKDILRFEGPLGSFFLREDSKKPIIFLAAGTGFAPIKSIIEQMQAKKIERPIYLYWGGRRPSDLYLSDLCKAWEKDIPNFQYIPVISDGLPEDAWQGRTGFVHQAVMQDHPSLKGFQVYACGAPVMVNAARTDFSAKCELPEEEFFADSFTSAADLATNPTQ; from the coding sequence GTGTCTTACCAAGTCACGCTCAAAACGAGCGGCAAACAATTTACTGTTAACCAAGATGAAACCCTCTTGGAGGCCGCATTACGTCAAGGCATTAACTTGCCCTATGGTTGCAAAAACGGCGCCTGCGGATCCTGCAAAGGAAAAGTGGTTGAAGGCAAGGTAAGCCATGGTCAACATAGCGAAAGCGCCCTCAGTAAGGCTGATGAAACCGCTGGTGGCATCCTATTTTGCTGCTCACACCCCCAGTCTGACTTGCTCATCGAAGCGCGTGAAGTTCAAGGTGCCGGGGATATTGCTATTCGTAAAGTGCCTTGCAGGGTCAACACGATTAGCAAACCGAGCAATGATGTTGCCATTCTGAAACTGCAACTACCTGCTGCAGAGCGCTTCCAGTTCTTAGCAGGTCAATATATCGAATTCTTATTAAAGGATGGTCAGCGCCGCGCCTATTCGATTGCCACGTCCCCCGATCAAGAGGGTCCATTAGAACTTCATATTCGTCACTTACCGGGCGGCTTATTCACTGACTTTGTATTTGGAGTATCCGATCCCGCCTTAAAAGAAAAAGATATCCTGCGTTTTGAAGGGCCTTTAGGGAGCTTTTTCTTGAGAGAAGACTCTAAGAAACCAATTATCTTTTTAGCAGCAGGCACTGGCTTTGCACCGATCAAATCCATCATCGAGCAAATGCAAGCCAAAAAGATTGAAAGGCCTATTTATCTCTACTGGGGCGGACGTAGGCCAAGCGATCTCTACCTAAGCGATCTTTGCAAAGCTTGGGAAAAAGATATTCCGAATTTTCAATACATTCCCGTGATCTCGGATGGCCTCCCTGAAGATGCTTGGCAAGGCCGCACCGGGTTTGTCCATCAAGCGGTAATGCAAGACCATCCAAGTCTTAAGGGTTTTCAGGTCTATGCTTGCGGAGCGCCAGTAATGGTGAATGCCGCTAGAACCGACTTTTCTGCGAAATGCGAGTTACCTGAGGAAGAGTTTTTTGCAGACTCCTTCACCAGCGCCGCAGATTTAGCAACAAACCCAACTCAATAA
- a CDS encoding SDR family oxidoreductase, with amino-acid sequence MRTFGKPSILIIGCGDIGLRVAKQLSSSHRVFALTSSQHRFQELREAGATPILGNLDQPESLWRLASLAQTVIHLAPPQNQGNRDYRTRNLLRILAQGSSVVRRLIYISTTGVYGDHRGARVSEVTPVNPQSDRAQRRMDAERMLRLWGPAHGVAITILRVPGIYASNRLPLERLQSQTPALLPEEDAYSNHIHSDDLARLVCATVFHGKPQRVINACDGNESKMGDYFDEVADAFGLARAPRMPANQLQEIVSPMLWSFMRESRRVTNTRLSELKRPLRYPSVADFLKTISKNP; translated from the coding sequence ATGCGTACTTTTGGTAAACCTTCAATCCTGATTATTGGCTGTGGCGATATTGGCCTTCGGGTGGCAAAACAGCTTTCATCCAGCCATCGGGTTTTTGCGCTGACTTCTTCACAACATCGTTTTCAGGAGTTACGAGAGGCTGGCGCGACACCGATTTTAGGAAATCTGGATCAACCAGAGTCGTTATGGCGGCTGGCGAGCTTAGCTCAAACCGTCATACATTTAGCTCCACCCCAAAATCAAGGAAATCGTGATTACCGAACCCGTAACCTGCTCAGAATTTTAGCCCAAGGGTCTTCTGTCGTCAGGCGACTGATCTATATCAGCACTACTGGTGTCTACGGCGATCATCGGGGCGCCAGAGTGAGCGAAGTGACCCCAGTCAATCCACAAAGTGACCGAGCCCAGCGTAGGATGGATGCAGAGAGGATGCTTCGCCTATGGGGTCCCGCGCACGGAGTTGCCATCACCATTTTGCGTGTTCCAGGGATCTATGCCTCCAATCGCCTTCCTTTAGAGCGTTTGCAATCGCAAACCCCAGCACTATTGCCGGAAGAGGATGCGTATTCGAATCATATTCATAGTGATGATTTAGCGCGCTTGGTTTGTGCGACCGTCTTCCACGGCAAACCTCAAAGAGTCATTAATGCGTGTGATGGCAATGAAAGCAAAATGGGTGATTATTTTGATGAAGTGGCAGATGCCTTTGGCTTAGCAAGAGCGCCAAGAATGCCGGCTAATCAATTGCAAGAAATCGTCAGCCCGATGCTGTGGTCTTTTATGCGCGAATCGAGGCGCGTGACGAATACACGCTTATCGGAATTAAAGAGACCGCTACGTTATCCAAGCGTAGCGGATTTTCTGAAGACTATTTCCAAGAATCCTTAA
- a CDS encoding glutamine--tRNA ligase/YqeY domain fusion protein — MSQDSKSPKLGTAGTGAIAEPSNFLRQIIDQDLASGAFSRRTNLAGEPIPSIITRFPPEPNGYLHIGHAKSICLNFGLAADYNQQAGGARCNMRLDDTNPVKEDIEYADSILDAVKWLGFDWGTHLYHASDYFDRLYEFAEILIQNGKAYVDSQSADDIHTNRGNFGQAGKNSPYRDRSPEESLALFREMRDGKYKDGEHVLRLKIDMAHPNIVMRDPVVYRIRHTDHHRTGSKWCIYPLYDFTHCISDALENVSHSICTLEFENNRPLYDWIVNSLKELGVFKDPVPHQYEFARLNLTYTITSKRKLLQLVEEKHVDGWDDPRMPTIVGIRRRGYTPESIRLFCERIGVSKADSWIDMSTLDQALRDDLEVRAPRATAVLKPLKLVVENFDTNAKEPCSAPRHPQHPEWGNREFHFTRELWIEADDFMKEPVKGFFRLYPPIGDQPGSRVRLRHGFVVECTGFETDAQGNVTQVNVTHFPDSKSGTPGSNNYKVKGNIHWISTAEAIPAEVRLYDHLFTDPHPDSGDKNFLDAINSNSKETITAYLEPCMKDVQAEDRFQFERHGYFIADKVDSKPGKLVFNRTVGLKDSWK; from the coding sequence ATGTCCCAAGATAGCAAATCCCCTAAATTAGGTACGGCAGGTACTGGCGCAATTGCCGAGCCATCGAACTTCTTACGTCAGATCATTGATCAAGATTTAGCGAGTGGCGCGTTCTCACGGCGCACCAATTTAGCGGGTGAGCCCATTCCCTCCATCATTACTCGCTTTCCACCAGAGCCAAATGGCTATTTGCATATTGGTCATGCGAAAAGTATTTGCCTGAATTTTGGTTTAGCTGCGGATTACAACCAACAAGCAGGTGGCGCGCGTTGCAATATGCGTCTAGACGATACCAACCCTGTCAAAGAAGATATTGAATACGCTGACAGTATTTTGGATGCAGTGAAGTGGCTCGGCTTTGATTGGGGAACACATCTGTATCACGCCAGCGATTACTTTGATCGCCTCTATGAATTTGCAGAAATCCTGATTCAAAATGGCAAGGCGTATGTTGATAGCCAAAGCGCTGACGACATTCATACCAATCGCGGCAACTTCGGCCAAGCAGGAAAAAACAGTCCATATCGCGATCGCAGCCCCGAAGAGAGCCTCGCCCTCTTTCGTGAGATGCGCGATGGCAAATACAAAGATGGCGAACATGTTCTGCGCCTAAAGATTGATATGGCGCACCCCAACATTGTGATGCGCGACCCTGTGGTTTACCGTATCCGCCATACCGATCATCACCGCACTGGCAGCAAATGGTGCATCTACCCCTTATATGACTTCACGCATTGCATCTCTGACGCACTAGAAAATGTTTCTCACTCCATTTGCACGCTGGAGTTTGAGAACAATCGTCCACTCTATGACTGGATTGTGAATTCTCTAAAGGAATTGGGCGTATTTAAGGACCCCGTACCGCATCAGTACGAGTTTGCCCGTCTTAATCTCACTTACACCATTACAAGTAAGCGTAAGCTATTACAGCTCGTTGAAGAAAAGCATGTTGATGGCTGGGATGATCCCCGTATGCCTACGATTGTTGGCATACGTCGCCGCGGTTACACACCAGAAAGTATTCGCTTATTCTGTGAACGCATTGGCGTATCGAAAGCAGACAGTTGGATTGATATGAGCACTCTCGATCAAGCTTTGCGTGATGACCTAGAAGTCAGAGCACCTCGAGCAACTGCTGTTCTCAAACCGCTGAAGTTAGTAGTAGAGAACTTTGATACAAATGCTAAAGAGCCTTGTTCTGCTCCACGTCACCCTCAACATCCAGAATGGGGTAATCGTGAGTTTCATTTCACACGCGAGTTGTGGATTGAAGCTGATGACTTTATGAAAGAACCTGTAAAGGGATTCTTCAGGCTATACCCGCCCATTGGCGATCAACCGGGCAGTCGTGTGCGCCTACGCCATGGCTTTGTAGTCGAATGCACTGGCTTTGAAACCGATGCGCAAGGCAATGTCACCCAGGTCAATGTCACGCACTTCCCTGACAGCAAGAGTGGGACGCCAGGATCTAATAACTACAAGGTCAAGGGCAATATTCATTGGATTAGCACTGCAGAAGCTATTCCAGCAGAGGTTCGCCTCTATGATCACCTCTTCACAGACCCACACCCCGATAGCGGTGATAAGAATTTCTTAGATGCCATTAATTCAAACTCCAAAGAAACCATTACCGCTTACTTAGAGCCTTGCATGAAAGATGTTCAAGCGGAAGATCGCTTTCAGTTCGAGCGGCATGGTTACTTTATCGCTGATAAGGTAGACTCCAAACCAGGCAAATTGGTGTTCAACCGTACTGTTGGTCTTAAGGATTCTTGGAAATAG
- a CDS encoding tripartite tricarboxylate transporter permease — MDLFANLALGFDTAFTLQNLLYCLIGCILGTLIGVLPGLGPIATIAMLLPATYALPPIAALIMLAGIYYGSQYGGSTTAILLNIPGETSSVVTAIDGYQMARNGRAGVALFTAGMGSFFAGCVATLVLAAFAAPLSQLAFKFGPAEYFSLMVLGLIGAVVLASGSLIKAIGMIILGLLMGLIGTDVNSGVSRYAFDIPELSDGIGFVAVAMGVFGFAEIMGNLEKQGEDEGFLNKLTSMIPTKSDVKRMIPSILRGTTIGSILGILPGGGAALAAFGAYSVEKKSSKYTHEFGKGAIEGVAGPESANNAAAQTSFIPLLTLGIPPNAVMALMVGAMTIHNIQPGPQVMTSNPALFWGLIASMWIGNVMLILLNLPLIGIWVKLLKIPYRFLYPAILVFCCIGVYTVNNTVFDVYVTAGFGLIGYLFFKLGCEPPPLLLGFVLGPMMEENFRRALLLSRGDFSTFVTRPLSLGLLIAAALLVVIVALPAVKKTREEAFVED; from the coding sequence ATGGATTTATTTGCTAACTTAGCTCTCGGTTTCGATACCGCGTTTACACTACAAAATCTCTTGTACTGCCTCATCGGCTGCATCTTGGGAACCCTCATTGGCGTATTGCCTGGCCTTGGCCCTATCGCTACCATTGCGATGCTCTTGCCAGCAACATACGCGTTGCCTCCTATTGCGGCTTTGATCATGTTGGCTGGTATCTACTACGGCTCACAATACGGCGGATCAACAACAGCAATTTTGCTCAACATCCCAGGAGAGACGTCCTCGGTGGTGACGGCGATTGACGGCTACCAAATGGCTCGGAATGGTCGAGCGGGCGTTGCTTTGTTTACTGCTGGTATGGGTTCATTCTTTGCAGGCTGCGTTGCAACTTTAGTGTTGGCTGCTTTTGCTGCGCCACTCTCACAACTCGCATTTAAGTTTGGTCCTGCAGAATATTTCTCATTGATGGTGCTTGGCTTGATCGGCGCGGTCGTGTTGGCATCCGGCTCATTGATTAAAGCGATTGGCATGATCATCCTTGGCTTGCTCATGGGCTTGATCGGTACCGACGTGAACTCTGGTGTATCACGCTATGCGTTCGATATTCCTGAGTTGAGCGACGGTATTGGCTTCGTAGCAGTTGCGATGGGCGTATTCGGCTTTGCGGAAATCATGGGCAACCTTGAAAAGCAAGGTGAAGATGAGGGCTTCCTCAATAAGCTCACCAGCATGATCCCAACGAAGAGTGATGTGAAGCGCATGATTCCTTCCATCCTGCGTGGCACAACGATTGGTTCTATCTTGGGCATTCTTCCTGGCGGCGGCGCAGCTTTAGCAGCGTTCGGCGCTTACTCAGTTGAGAAAAAATCCTCCAAGTACACCCATGAATTTGGCAAGGGTGCGATTGAAGGTGTTGCAGGTCCTGAATCAGCAAACAATGCTGCAGCTCAAACTTCATTTATTCCATTGCTTACCTTGGGTATTCCACCAAATGCCGTGATGGCTTTGATGGTTGGCGCGATGACCATTCACAACATTCAACCTGGCCCACAAGTGATGACCAGCAACCCTGCTTTGTTCTGGGGTCTGATCGCTTCTATGTGGATCGGTAACGTGATGTTGATTCTCTTGAACTTGCCACTCATTGGTATTTGGGTGAAGCTCTTGAAGATTCCATATCGCTTCCTCTACCCAGCAATTTTGGTGTTCTGCTGTATTGGTGTGTACACCGTGAACAACACTGTATTTGACGTCTATGTAACCGCAGGCTTTGGTTTGATTGGTTACCTATTCTTCAAATTAGGTTGCGAACCACCTCCATTACTCTTGGGCTTCGTGCTAGGACCGATGATGGAAGAAAACTTCCGCCGCGCATTATTGCTTTCTCGCGGCGACTTCTCAACCTTCGTCACACGCCCACTGTCGCTTGGATTATTGATTGCAGCGGCCTTGCTAGTGGTGATTGTTGCCTTGCCAGCAGTCAAGAAGACTCGCGAAGAGGCGTTCGTCGAAGACTGA
- a CDS encoding tripartite tricarboxylate transporter TctB family protein has product MKIRNQRDFGAGVMYIVIGLFFTIVATQYPMGTAAKMGPGYFPFFLGILMTLLGLLVAVKALSATAAIETIPKFNWRVIAQITGSVVLYGLLLPRMGFLIAVVVLVLVSASASKEFTWKGSLINAAFLVVFTYSVFVVGLKLQFPLLPVFLQQ; this is encoded by the coding sequence TTGAAAATTCGCAATCAACGGGATTTTGGGGCTGGTGTCATGTACATCGTGATTGGCCTCTTCTTCACCATCGTGGCAACCCAATACCCCATGGGCACTGCGGCCAAAATGGGCCCAGGCTACTTTCCATTCTTCTTGGGAATCTTAATGACCCTTCTTGGCCTGCTGGTTGCCGTTAAGGCATTGAGCGCCACAGCGGCCATTGAGACCATTCCTAAGTTCAACTGGAGAGTGATTGCTCAAATTACTGGTTCAGTAGTGCTATATGGATTGCTGCTACCAAGAATGGGTTTCTTGATTGCTGTGGTTGTACTAGTTCTCGTCTCTGCTAGTGCTAGCAAAGAGTTCACATGGAAAGGTTCGCTAATTAATGCTGCCTTCCTAGTGGTATTTACATACTCAGTATTTGTGGTGGGCTTGAAGCTTCAGTTCCCGCTGCTACCTGTATTCCTACAACAATAA
- the alaS gene encoding alanine--tRNA ligase translates to MKVSQIRQAYLDFFAQKGHQIVPSSPVVPGDDPTLLFTNAGMNQFKDVFLGFDKRPYTRATTAQKCIRAGGKHNDLDNVGYTARHHTFFEMLGNFSFGDYFKKDAIQFAWDLLTQVFKLPKEKLLVTVYAEDDEAYAIWKDQIGVPADRIIRIGDNKGARYASDNFWMMGDTGPCGPCTEIFYDHGEHIPGGPPGSPEEDGDRFIEIWNNVFMQFNRDEAGVMHPLPKPSVDTGMGLERIAAVLQHVHSNYEIDLFVNLLKASKDAVDAAGGGNCDAASPSLKVIADHIRACSFIVVDGVIPGNAGRGYVLRRIARRAIRHGYKLGARKPFFYQLVPALVQEMGDAYPELRAAQDKVSEVLKQEEERFFQTIANGMEILDGALAGGAKVVDGETAFRLHDTFGFPLDLTADVCRERGVTVDAEGFEVAMQKQRDQARAAGKFKVAQGLEYKGQPTQFHGYDTLKHEGAKVTTLYIDGSEVTSVKAGDAAVVVLDHTPFYAESGGQVGDRGELRNESLRFAVEDTFKIQADVFGHQGELLEGEIKVGDTLNALVDVQQRTDTMRNHSATHILHKALREVLGDHVQQKGSLVDATKTRFDFTHNAPITAEQIRRVEDIVNAEILANTATSGKVMSLEDAQKTGAMMLFGEKYGDEVRVLEIGSSKELCGGTHVSRTGDIGSLKIVSEGGVAAGIRRVEAVTGNQALHFLQGLEDKVNEVAAILKTHPGDLVNRVAQLQESLRQAERELEKVNSKLAASQGDELAGQAIDVNGIKVLAARLDGADAGVLRETMDALKAKLKSAAIVLASVQGDKVSLVAGVTADSISKVKAGDLVNFVAQQVGGKGGGKPEMAMAGGNDPSKLNAALAGVKDWVASK, encoded by the coding sequence ATGAAAGTCTCCCAAATACGCCAGGCTTACCTGGATTTCTTTGCTCAAAAAGGCCACCAAATTGTCCCGTCAAGCCCGGTAGTTCCTGGCGACGACCCAACCCTGCTATTTACTAATGCGGGAATGAATCAATTTAAGGACGTTTTTTTGGGTTTTGACAAGCGTCCCTATACCCGTGCGACGACAGCCCAAAAATGTATTCGAGCTGGCGGTAAACACAATGACTTGGATAACGTGGGCTACACCGCCCGTCACCACACCTTTTTTGAGATGTTGGGCAATTTTTCTTTCGGGGACTATTTCAAGAAAGATGCGATTCAATTTGCCTGGGATTTATTGACCCAAGTATTTAAGTTGCCAAAAGAAAAGTTATTGGTCACTGTGTATGCTGAGGACGATGAGGCGTATGCCATTTGGAAAGATCAGATTGGCGTGCCTGCAGATCGCATTATTCGCATTGGCGACAATAAAGGCGCGCGTTACGCTTCAGATAATTTCTGGATGATGGGTGACACTGGCCCATGCGGACCTTGTACTGAAATTTTCTACGATCATGGCGAACACATTCCTGGCGGTCCTCCAGGTAGCCCAGAAGAAGATGGCGATCGCTTCATCGAAATTTGGAATAACGTCTTCATGCAGTTCAATCGTGATGAAGCGGGTGTGATGCATCCACTGCCTAAACCTAGCGTTGACACGGGCATGGGTTTGGAGCGCATTGCAGCAGTGTTGCAACATGTCCATTCCAATTATGAAATCGACCTCTTCGTCAATCTGCTTAAGGCTTCCAAGGATGCGGTCGATGCAGCTGGCGGCGGTAATTGCGATGCTGCCTCTCCATCATTGAAGGTGATCGCAGATCATATTCGAGCATGTAGTTTTATCGTAGTAGATGGTGTGATTCCAGGTAATGCTGGACGCGGTTATGTATTGCGCCGTATTGCGCGTCGCGCGATACGTCATGGTTACAAGTTAGGTGCACGCAAACCATTCTTCTATCAGCTCGTACCTGCGCTTGTTCAAGAAATGGGTGATGCCTATCCTGAGCTGCGCGCAGCACAAGATAAAGTTAGCGAAGTGCTCAAGCAAGAGGAAGAGCGTTTCTTCCAAACGATTGCCAATGGTATGGAAATCTTGGATGGCGCGCTAGCTGGTGGCGCCAAGGTAGTCGATGGTGAAACTGCATTTCGTTTGCATGACACTTTTGGCTTCCCATTAGATTTAACTGCAGACGTTTGTCGTGAGCGTGGCGTCACAGTTGATGCTGAAGGTTTTGAAGTCGCAATGCAAAAGCAACGCGATCAGGCTAGAGCAGCAGGCAAGTTCAAAGTTGCCCAAGGCCTGGAATACAAAGGTCAGCCAACCCAGTTCCATGGCTATGACACTCTCAAACACGAAGGTGCCAAGGTCACTACCTTATATATAGATGGTTCTGAGGTGACTTCGGTTAAGGCTGGCGATGCTGCGGTCGTTGTTTTAGACCACACCCCGTTTTATGCAGAATCTGGTGGTCAGGTTGGCGATCGTGGCGAGTTGCGCAATGAGTCGCTTCGTTTCGCTGTCGAGGATACCTTCAAGATTCAGGCGGATGTGTTTGGGCATCAAGGTGAGTTATTAGAAGGCGAGATTAAAGTAGGCGACACCTTAAATGCCTTGGTAGATGTTCAGCAAAGAACGGACACCATGCGCAACCATAGTGCTACACACATCTTGCATAAAGCTTTGCGTGAAGTGTTGGGTGATCATGTCCAGCAAAAAGGTTCTTTAGTGGATGCGACTAAAACACGTTTTGACTTTACCCATAACGCCCCTATTACCGCAGAACAAATTCGTCGCGTTGAAGATATTGTGAACGCCGAGATTTTGGCGAATACCGCCACCTCTGGAAAAGTGATGTCTTTGGAGGATGCGCAAAAGACTGGCGCGATGATGCTCTTTGGCGAGAAATATGGCGATGAAGTGCGTGTTCTTGAGATCGGTAGCTCAAAAGAATTATGTGGAGGCACTCACGTATCTCGCACGGGTGATATCGGTAGTCTCAAGATTGTTTCTGAGGGTGGCGTTGCTGCTGGCATACGTCGTGTTGAAGCGGTTACCGGTAATCAAGCTCTTCATTTCTTGCAAGGTCTTGAAGACAAGGTCAATGAAGTTGCTGCTATCTTGAAAACACACCCTGGTGATTTAGTAAATCGCGTGGCACAGCTTCAAGAGAGTTTGCGTCAAGCTGAGCGCGAGTTAGAGAAAGTCAATTCCAAATTGGCGGCTAGTCAGGGCGATGAGTTGGCTGGTCAAGCGATTGATGTCAATGGCATCAAAGTGCTCGCAGCGCGTTTGGACGGTGCAGACGCTGGAGTGTTGCGCGAGACTATGGATGCCCTGAAGGCAAAACTCAAATCAGCCGCGATTGTTTTGGCATCGGTTCAGGGTGACAAGGTGAGTTTGGTTGCGGGTGTTACTGCGGATTCAATATCTAAAGTGAAAGCCGGCGATCTCGTGAATTTTGTCGCTCAGCAGGTAGGTGGCAAAGGCGGCGGTAAGCCAGAAATGGCGATGGCAGGTGGCAATGACCCTAGCAAACTCAATGCGGCTCTTGCTGGTGTGAAAGACTGGGTGGCAAGCAAATGA
- a CDS encoding sulfurtransferase TusA family protein yields MVFNAEVDAIGMNCPLPILRTKKALATMQSGEVLKIKATDSGAARDFPAFAKQTGNELIASTTEGDVLVFFLKRR; encoded by the coding sequence ATCGTATTTAATGCTGAAGTAGACGCTATTGGTATGAATTGCCCATTACCCATTTTGCGCACCAAAAAAGCTTTGGCCACCATGCAATCTGGTGAGGTTCTGAAGATTAAAGCCACTGATTCCGGTGCAGCTAGAGATTTCCCTGCTTTTGCTAAGCAAACCGGTAATGAGTTAATTGCCAGCACTACCGAAGGTGATGTGTTAGTTTTCTTTCTAAAAAGAAGATAA
- the galU gene encoding UTP--glucose-1-phosphate uridylyltransferase GalU, producing MPLSTKAVTKAVFPVAGLGTRFLPATKASPKEMLNVVDKPLIQYAVEEAIAAGITEMIFVTGRSKRAIEDHFDKAYELEAELEAKNKQALLEIVRSVKPSHVDCVYVRQPEALGLGHAVLCAEKLVRDEPFAVILADDLLDGNPPVLKQMLKVYEEQNGSVLAVEKIDPAQSSSYGIVAGTEVTKGIHRLSGIVEKPQPKDAPSNLAVVGRYVLSSDIFKHIRNLKPGAGGEIQLTDAIASLLKEDPVFAYEYDGVRYDCGSKLGYLKASVEFALRHPEVSKDFAAYLKSRSLI from the coding sequence ATGCCCTTGTCTACCAAAGCGGTCACTAAAGCAGTTTTCCCAGTCGCAGGTTTAGGCACGCGTTTTTTGCCGGCGACTAAAGCCAGCCCAAAAGAAATGCTCAATGTGGTTGATAAGCCACTTATTCAGTATGCGGTTGAAGAAGCGATTGCAGCTGGCATCACCGAGATGATCTTTGTGACTGGGCGTAGCAAACGCGCGATTGAAGATCACTTTGATAAAGCTTATGAACTCGAAGCGGAACTTGAAGCCAAAAATAAGCAAGCGCTACTAGAGATTGTGCGAAGCGTAAAACCCAGTCACGTTGACTGTGTCTATGTCCGCCAACCAGAAGCACTAGGTCTTGGCCATGCAGTCCTATGCGCAGAGAAGCTGGTTCGTGACGAACCATTTGCAGTCATCCTAGCTGATGACTTGTTGGATGGTAATCCACCCGTTTTAAAGCAAATGCTCAAAGTGTATGAAGAGCAAAATGGCTCGGTGCTGGCAGTTGAAAAAATTGACCCTGCTCAAAGTAGCTCTTATGGCATTGTTGCCGGCACTGAGGTAACTAAAGGCATTCATCGTTTAAGCGGCATTGTGGAAAAACCCCAACCCAAGGATGCACCATCAAACTTAGCTGTTGTGGGTCGCTATGTTTTATCATCCGATATCTTTAAACACATTCGCAACCTCAAGCCAGGAGCGGGCGGCGAAATTCAGTTAACTGATGCAATTGCCTCGCTTCTAAAAGAAGATCCCGTATTTGCCTATGAGTACGATGGCGTTCGTTATGACTGCGGTAGCAAATTGGGTTACCTCAAAGCTTCAGTGGAATTTGCCTTACGTCACCCTGAAGTATCAAAAGATTTTGCAGCCTATCTAAAGAGTCGCTCACTTATTTAA